From a single Theropithecus gelada isolate Dixy chromosome 8, Tgel_1.0, whole genome shotgun sequence genomic region:
- the CEBPD gene encoding CCAAT/enhancer-binding protein delta, whose amino-acid sequence MSAALFSLDGPARGAPWPAEPAPFYEPGRAGKPGRGAEPGALGEPGAAAPAMYDDESAIDFSAYIDSMAAVPTLELCHDELFADLFNSNHKAGGAGPLELLPGGPARPLGPGPAAPRPLKREPDWGDGDAPGSLLPAQVAACAQTVVSLAAAGQPTPPTSPEPPRSSPGPTPAPGPAREKSAGKRGPDRGSPEYRQRRERNNIAVRKSRDKAKRRNQEMQQKLVELSAENEKLHQRVEQLTRDLAGLRQFFKQLPSPPFLPAAGTADCR is encoded by the coding sequence ATGAGCGCCGCGCTCTTCAGCCTGGACGGCCCGGCGCGCGGCGCGCCCTGGCCTGCGGAGCCTGCGCCCTTCTACGAGCCGGGCCGAGCTGGCAAGCCGGGACGCGGGGCCGAGCCGGGGGCCTTAGGCGAGCCAGGGGCCGCCGCCCCCGCCATGTACGACGACGAGAGCGCCATCGACTTCAGCGCCTACATCGACTCCATGGCCGCCGTGCCCACCCTGGAGCTGTGCCACGACGAGCTCTTCGCCGACCTCTTCAACAGCAATCACAAGGCGGGCGGCGCGGGACCCCTGGAGCTTCTGCCCGGCGGCCCCGCGCGCCCCTTGGGCCCGGGCCCCGCCGCTCCGCGCCCGCTCAAGCGCGAGCCCGATTGGGGCGACGGCGACGCGCCCGGGTCGCTGCTGCCCGCGCAGGTGGCCGCGTGCGCACAGACCGTGGTGAGCCTGGCGGCCGCAGGGCAGCCCACACCGCCCACGTCGCCGGAGCCGCCGCGCAGCAGCCCCGGGCCGACAcccgcgcccggccccgcccgGGAGAAGAGCGCCGGCAAGAGGGGCCCGGACCGCGGCAGCCCCGAGTACCGGCAGCGGCGCGAGCGCAACAACATCGCGGTGCGCAAGAGCCGCGACAAGGCCAAGCGGCGCAACCAGGAGATGCAGCAGAAGCTGGTGGAGCTGTCGGCCGAGAACGAGAAGCTGCACCAGCGCGTGGAGCAGCTCACGCGGGACCTGGCCGGCCTCCGGCAGTTCTTCAAGCAGTTGCCCAGCCCGCCCTTCCTGCCGGCCGCCGGGACCGCAGACTGTCGGTAA